The genomic interval TACATTTACTTGGGCAAGGCGGGGAATTTTCACATGAGCCCAAAAGAAGCTCGTGAAAATAGACGATTTTATACGGATTTCAACTGGGATGACGCCCTCCGTATTTGGCACCCCGATAATGTGAAGACAACGTTGTTTGAAAGGCGCGTTCTGGCGTTCCAGTTCCGTATGATCAATGTTTGGGAAGTAGAGAAAGGCGAGGCTCCGTTCAATGCGTTCCCCTACGTGAATAACCGGTTCCCCATGCGTGGCTACAGCAACCAGTTCTCGAATTACCATGTGATGGGATTCAGCATGGAGTATCGTTGGCCAGTGGACCGCTTTGTGGATGGCGTGCTGTTCGATGAATACGCCTTGCATGCCCCTGAGATTGACGATTGGTCTTTTGAACGTTACTACAATTCCTGGGGCTTTGGTGTGCGCGTGCGCCGGCCTGACATGTTTTGGTTCCGCGTGCAGTTTGGCTTCCACGGTTTGCACGGCGTCAATCTTGTCATGACGATTGCCCCGGAATACCGCTAAAGCTTTTGGCGATTCCTTTAAAACAGTTCGATTTGGTCGCTCGGGTTGCCGGCGTAGTTGCGCGGGATTTCTTTGTGCAGCATGCGGTAGGCGTTTTGCGTGGCAATGCGCCCGCGTGGGGTGCGGCTCAGCAGACCCTTTTGAATCAGGTAGGGTTCATAGACTTCTTCGAGGGTGTCGGATTCTTCGCCCATGGCGGCACCGATGGTGCCGATGCCCACAGGCCCTCCGTTGAACTTGTCGATGATCATCGAGAGGATTTTGCGGTCGGTGGGGTCGAGCCCCTCGCTGTCGATGCCGAGCATGTCGAGTGTTTTGCTTGCCGCCTGGATGTCGATGACGCCCGTGCCACGGACCTGTGCCACGTCCCTGCAGCGACGTAGCACGCGATTCGCCACGCGTGGCGTACCGCGGCAGCGGCCTCCGAGAATCTTGGCGGCATCTTCGGTCAGTTCGATTCCAAGAATTTTGGCGCTGCGCATTAAAATTTTCACGATGTCGCTTTCGCCGTAAAGTTCCAGTCTGTACTGCAGTCCAAAGCGGTCACGCAGCGGTCCAGTGAGGAGGCCGCTCCTGGTCGTGGCACCGACGAGCGTAAAATGCTTTAGCGGGAGGTTCACGCTCCTGGCGGCTGGACCGGAGTCTAGCATAATGTCGAGCCTGAAGTCTTCCATGGCAGGGTAGAGGTATTCTTCGACTACGCGGTTCAAGCGGTGGATTTCGTCGATGAACAGCACATCGTTTTCTTGGAGGCTAGTGAGGAGCCCTGCCAGGTCGCTCGCCTTTTCGAGAACGGGACCACTTGTGATATGGATGTTGACGCCCATCTCCTTGGCGATAATCCCTGCGAGAGTTGTTTTGCCGAGCCCCGGAGGGCCTGCGAACAGGCAATGGTCCAGGGCGTCGCCGCGGTGGCGGGCGGCCTCGATGGCAATGGAAAGACTTTCTTTGATGTCGGCTTGGCCTGTGAACTCGCTCAGGCTGGGCGGGCGCAGGTTCTTGTCGGCGTCGTTGTCGTCAAAGGCGGTCTTTTGCGGGGATATGATTCTCTGTTCGTCCATGGTTTAAAGATACTTAAGTGCTTCGGGGATAAGTGTGGCCGCGTCGGCGGAATCACCCAGCGTTTCGGCGGCCTTTACAACGGCCTTTTCGGCGGCGGGATCCTTGACTCCCAAAGTGTGCAGGGCCAAAACAGCCTCGAGCTTTGCCCCGGTAAGCGCCCCGATGGAGGTGATGCCGCTCCCTTCGACGTTGCCGAGCCCCTGCAGCATGGTGCCCGCCTTTTCTTTAAGGGTGAGGGTCATCTGCTCGCAGGTCTTTTTGCCGAGGCCCTTGATTTTGCCGAGAGCCGCCTTGTTGTCGCTGGCAATCATGTTCAGTAAGTCTGCTGGAGTCACGCCGCTCAAAATACGCTGTGCCATTTTGGGACCGACTCCGTTCACGTCGAGGAGCATCAGGAATATGCTTTTTTCGGTGGTGTCGGCAAAGCCGAAGAGCGTCATGGAGTCTTCGCGTACCACGAGGTTGGTGTAGAGCGTGACCTCGGTTCCGGTTTCGGGCAGTTTGCCTGCAGTG from Fibrobacter sp. UWP2 carries:
- the ruvB gene encoding Holliday junction branch migration DNA helicase RuvB — its product is MDEQRIISPQKTAFDDNDADKNLRPPSLSEFTGQADIKESLSIAIEAARHRGDALDHCLFAGPPGLGKTTLAGIIAKEMGVNIHITSGPVLEKASDLAGLLTSLQENDVLFIDEIHRLNRVVEEYLYPAMEDFRLDIMLDSGPAARSVNLPLKHFTLVGATTRSGLLTGPLRDRFGLQYRLELYGESDIVKILMRSAKILGIELTEDAAKILGGRCRGTPRVANRVLRRCRDVAQVRGTGVIDIQAASKTLDMLGIDSEGLDPTDRKILSMIIDKFNGGPVGIGTIGAAMGEESDTLEEVYEPYLIQKGLLSRTPRGRIATQNAYRMLHKEIPRNYAGNPSDQIELF
- the ruvA gene encoding Holliday junction branch migration protein RuvA, with amino-acid sequence MIERIRGILIEKTPTFVVVECGGVGYGINISAYTAGKLPETGTEVTLYTNLVVREDSMTLFGFADTTEKSIFLMLLDVNGVGPKMAQRILSGVTPADLLNMIASDNKAALGKIKGLGKKTCEQMTLTLKEKAGTMLQGLGNVEGSGITSIGALTGAKLEAVLALHTLGVKDPAAEKAVVKAAETLGDSADAATLIPEALKYL